The sequence CCATGGCACGGAAACCGTTTCCTACATCGCGTGGGAGCCTTCCGCTGGCGTTATTGACCAGCAGGCATTCCAGGTAGGAACGACAGGATCTGCCATTGACAGCGCCTTTTCCACCGTTACCTTTGATGCCCCCTTTGACCGCACTCCGGCCCTTATGGCTGCCATGCAGACCATGCATGGCGACAATCCGTCCGGTGTGCGTTACGACAAGCTCACAACCAAAACCGTGAAAATGATGATTGAGGAAGAACAGTCAGCAGATACGGAAATGGATCACCTTGATGAAAATGTCGGGTATATCGTCTTTGAAAAATAGACATTGATCCCTGCTTGTTATGATCAACGGGTCCTTTGGGTATGTTTCCCAGGGGACCCGTTTTTTTATACGGCTTTTCAAGCCATGAGATGCAAAAAAGTTGCTCAAAGCCCCTTCATACTCTACCCTTAGCAAAAGCCTGGAACGTGGGGATGGTTGCTGTTACAATCTTCCACCCGTGACCATTGAAGGAGGCGCCCTATGCAGGAAGCCGTGCTCTATGAACAGTACAACGCCGACACGATCCGTTGTGGTCTCTGTGCCCACCGATGCGTTATCCGAAACAGGCATCGGGGGTTGTGCGGAGTCCGGGAAAACCGGGACGGCAAACTCGTTTCCCTGGTTTACGGAACAATCATTGCCGAACATGTTGATCCTGTTGAAAAAAAACCTCTTTTCCACTACCTTCCCGGCTCCACGACCTTTTCCATTGGAACCGTGGGATGCAATTTCCACTGTACCCATTGTCAAAATGCGGATATTTCCCAATTTCCCCAGGAACATGGCGGGTCCATCGTGGGACAGAAGCGCACCCCCCAGGAGATCGTAGACCAGGCTCGGGCCCATGGATGTGCATCCATAGCCTACACCTACAACGAACCAACCGTGTTCATGGAATTTGCCCACGACACGGCCAAACAGGCTGCCCAACACGGCATCGGCAATATTTTTGTGAGCAATGGGTACATGACCCGCGAGGCAGCCGAATATATTGCCCCGTATCTTGATGCCATCAACATCGACATCAAGGGATTTTCGCAATCTTTTTACAAAGACGTGTGCAAAGCCAGCCTTGAACCGGTTCTGGATACGGTCAGAACCATGCATGAAGCTGGTGTCTGGGTGGAAGTGACCACGTTAATCATTCCCGGGCATAACGACAGCGACCAGGAACTGGAACGCATTGCGGATTTCATTGTTTCCGTGGACCCTCATATTCCCTGGCATGTGACCCGGTTTCATCCGACCTATCTGATGACCGATGTTCCTCCAACACCCATCACGACCCTTCGCAAAGCACGGCAAATCGGCCTTTCCAGGGGGCTTGCCCATGTTTATGAAGGCAATATTCCAGGTACCGGGGATGAAAACACGTACTGCCCGGATTGCGGGGCCTTGTGTGTGGAACGTTACGGTTTCGGGATCAGGACCAATGAGCTT comes from Desulfoplanes formicivorans and encodes:
- the amrS gene encoding AmmeMemoRadiSam system radical SAM enzyme, yielding MQEAVLYEQYNADTIRCGLCAHRCVIRNRHRGLCGVRENRDGKLVSLVYGTIIAEHVDPVEKKPLFHYLPGSTTFSIGTVGCNFHCTHCQNADISQFPQEHGGSIVGQKRTPQEIVDQARAHGCASIAYTYNEPTVFMEFAHDTAKQAAQHGIGNIFVSNGYMTREAAEYIAPYLDAINIDIKGFSQSFYKDVCKASLEPVLDTVRTMHEAGVWVEVTTLIIPGHNDSDQELERIADFIVSVDPHIPWHVTRFHPTYLMTDVPPTPITTLRKARQIGLSRGLAHVYEGNIPGTGDENTYCPDCGALCVERYGFGIRTNELVHGRCPQCHARLHGIFV